Below is a genomic region from Carassius carassius chromosome 50, fCarCar2.1, whole genome shotgun sequence.
AAGAGCCTTTGTAAGTGGTCTATTGTTGTTTATTTGGTCTTTGCGGGCTTCTCGGTCTTCTTGGGCAGCAGCACGGCCTGGATGTTGGGCAGCACGCCGCCCTGAGCGATGGTCACTCCGCCCAAGAGTTTGTTGAGCTCCTCGTCGTTGCGCACCGCCAGCTGCAGATGACGGGGGATGATACGGGTCTTCTTGTTGTCCCGAGCGGCGTTTCCAGCCAGCTCCAGGATCTCAGCAGTCAGGTACTCGAGCACAGCGGCCAGATACACCGGAGCACCGGCACCGACGCGCTCGGCGTAGTTCCCTTTGCGGAGGAGTCTGTGAACACGACCGACGGGGAACTGAAGTCCTGCCCTGGAGGAGCGGGTCTTAGCCTTGGCTCTGGCCTTACCACCGGTTTTGCCTCTTCCACTCATTCTGAACGGTTTTAATCGGCTGTTTCTACAATTTACTGAAGCAATAATAGTGATGCGGTCGGACAATCAGCTTTTAAGAGCGCGTGCTCCTCCACTATTGGTTAGAGTCGATCACAGCTGAACACCAATCACTGCGCccacacacagatagatagatagatagatagatagatagatagatagatagatagatagatagatagatagatagatagatagatagatagatagatagatagacagacagatagatagatagatagataaggtttgaagatagatagatagatagatagatagatagatagatagatagatagatagtctgtcagacagatagatagatagatagatagatagatagatagatagatagatagatagatagatagatagatagtctgtcagacagacagacagacagatagatagatagatagatagatagatagatagatagatagtctgtcagacagatagatagatagatagatagatagacagatagatagatagatagatagatagatagatagatagatagatagatagataggattgTTAACTGTTGTGCTGGAGAAAAAATGTGTTACCATTTAATAACAACCTCATTTGttagtagctttggataaaagcgtctgctaaatgaataaatgtaaatgtaatgtatacaGGTTCAGCAAAACTGTGGTGCAGCGGGCCTCCACTGACTCCAGGCTGCCGGGATATGACGTCCGTCATTGTGACGTTGCCTACGTGTTTCAACTCGGTCCTGTGAGCAACTGTAAAGCGGCTCTTCCCGATGCTGAAGATTTATTTTCGACTTTTCTTAGAAATAAGCTTAATCTATAAATATGTCTGGAAGAGGCAAAGGCGGTAAGGGACTCGGGAAAGGGGGCGCTAAGCGCCACCGGAAGGTCCTCCGGGATAATATCCAGGGCATCACCAAACCCGCCATTCGTCGGCTCGCTCGCCGTGGCGGAGTCAAGCGTATCTCCGGTCTGATCTATGAGGAGACCCGCGGTGTATTGAAGGTGTTTCTGGAGAACGTGATCCGCGATGCTGTCACCTACACCGAGCACGCCAAGAGAAAGACCGTTACCGCCATGGACGTCGTGTACGCGCTGAAGCGACAGGGACGCACTCTGTACGGCTTTGGAGGATAAACTCATCTGTACACTCTCAAACTCCCcaacggctcttttaagagccacccacATTTTCAGAAAGAGCTGTTTTCATAATCTTCTCAGAATTATTTTGAAATCAATTTAAAGTACAGgcttgagttataaaaaaattcccaCATTTAAATACGAAGACGTTTTTTGCTTTAATCTCGAGTTTACGTTGATTAATTCACTGAAATCCGTGTTCTCTCCAAGAGTTAGTTAAACGTGTTTAATAATATGTAATCTAATAAAAAGGTTTtctccttttaattttt
It encodes:
- the LOC132133812 gene encoding histone H2A → MSGRGKTGGKARAKAKTRSSRAGLQFPVGRVHRLLRKGNYAERVGAGAPVYLAAVLEYLTAEILELAGNAARDNKKTRIIPRHLQLAVRNDEELNKLLGGVTIAQGGVLPNIQAVLLPKKTEKPAKTK
- the LOC132133506 gene encoding histone H4 produces the protein MSGRGKGGKGLGKGGAKRHRKVLRDNIQGITKPAIRRLARRGGVKRISGLIYEETRGVLKVFLENVIRDAVTYTEHAKRKTVTAMDVVYALKRQGRTLYGFGG